A genomic window from Equus asinus isolate D_3611 breed Donkey chromosome 25, EquAss-T2T_v2, whole genome shotgun sequence includes:
- the RFX5 gene encoding LOW QUALITY PROTEIN: DNA-binding protein RFX5 (The sequence of the model RefSeq protein was modified relative to this genomic sequence to represent the inferred CDS: inserted 2 bases in 1 codon) encodes MAEDEPDAKSPKTRGRASSGSAEAGEPTTLLQRLRGTISKAVQNKVEGILQDVQKFSDNDKLYLYLQLPSGPSTGDKSSEPSTLSNEEYMYAYRWIRNHLEEHTDTCLPKQSVYDAYRKYCESLACCRPLSTANFGKIIREIFPDIKARRLGGRGQSKYCYSGIRRKTLVSMPPLPGLDLKGSESPEMGPEVTPAPRDELVEAACALTCDWAERILKRSFSSIVEVARFLLQQHLISARSAHAHVLKAVGLAEEDEHAPRERSSKSKNGVENLEGGAHKKPERMAQPPKELEPRAGAGPPTRGERKKGVVESPAPAANNPQVNALVARLPPLLPRAPRSLIPPIRVSPPILAPRLSSSALKVATLPLPSRAGGPQAAVPIINMILPTVPALAGPAPPAGLTQPQGTENREVGIGGDPGPHDKGVKRTAEVPVNEASGHDPPAXKQDIEDTGSDGKRKRGRPRKKSCGSKERNSTPDKSAAAMDSAQSSRLPRETWASGGSAGGSERPGPMGEAEKGMVLAQGQEVGAVSRGGRGPSSRHAKEAEDKIPLVTPKVSVIKGRSQKEALHLVKGELDTAAQGNKDLKGHVLQSSLSHERKDPKATPP; translated from the exons ATGGCAGAAGATGAACCTGATGCTAAGAGCCCGAAGACTCGGGGAAGGGCCTCCTCAGGTAGTGCAGAGGCGGGGGAACCTACCACCCTTCTTCAGAGGCTCCGCGGTACCATCTC CAAGGCCGTGCAGAACAAAGTAGAGGGAATCTTG CAAGATGTACAGAAATTCTCAGACAACGACAAGCTCTATCTCTACCTTCAGCTCCCCTCAGGGCCGAGTACTGGAGACAAAAG CTCAGAGCCAAGTACACTCAGCAATGAGGAATACATGTATGCCTATAGGTGGATCCGCAACCACCTAGAGGAGCATACTGACACCTGTCTGCCAAAGCAAAGCGTTTATGATGCCTATCG GAAGTACTGTGAGAGCCTTGCCTGTTGCCGCCCACTCAGCACAGCCAACTTTGGCAAAATCATCAGAGAGATCTTCCCCGACATCAAGGCCCGAAGGCTTGGTGGCCGGGGCCAGTCCAA ATATTGCTACAGTGGCATACGAAGAAAGACTTTGGTATCTATGCCACCCTTGCCTGGACTTGACCTAAAGGGCTCTGAGAGT CCAGAAATGGGCCCAGAAGTAACCCCAGCACCTCGGGATGAACTGGTCGAGGCAGCCTGTGCCCTCACTTGTGACTGGGCAGAGCGAATCCTGAAACGGTCCTTCAGTTCCATCGTTGAGGTCGCCCGCTTCCTGCTACAGCAGCATCTCATTTCTGCCCGATCTGCGCATGCACATGTGCTCAAGGCCGTGGGGCTTGCTG AAGAGGACGAACATGCCCCTCGAGAACGGTCATCTAAATCCAAGAATGGTGTAGAGAACCTAGAGGGTGGAGCCCATAAGAAACCAGAGAGAATGGCCCAG CCTCCTAAGGAGCTGGAACcccgggctggggctggccccccaacacGCGGAGAGCGGAAGAAGGGTGTAGTGGAGAGCCCAGCCCCAGCAGCCAATAACCCGCAGGTTAATGCCCTGGTGGCCCGGCTGCCTCCGCTTCTGCCCCGGGCCCCTCGCTCGCTCATTCCACCAATCCGAGTCTCTCCACCCATCCTGGCCCCCAGGCTTTCTTCAAGCGCTCTGAAAGTGGCTACGCTGCCTCTGCCCAGTAGGGCTGGGGGACCCCAGGCAGCGGTGCCCATCATTAATATGATCTTACCAACTGTTCCTGCTCTGGCTGGGCCAGCTCCACCTGCAGGgctcactcagccacagggcacagAGAATAGGGAGGTAGGCATAGGTGGTGACCCAGGACCTCATGACAAGGGTGTCAAGAGGACAGCTGAAGTACCTGTGAATGAGGCCAGTGGGCATGACCCACCAGC AAAGCAGGATATAGAGGATACAGGAAGTGATGGCAAAAGAAAACGGGGGCGCCCCCGAAAAAAATCATGTGGAAGTAAAGAAAGGAATTCTACCCCTGACAAGTCAGCAGCTGCCATGGACTCTGCCCAGTCCTCAAGGTTACCACGGGAAACATGGGCCTCTGGAGGGTCAGCTGgagggtcagagaggccagggCCAATGGGAGAGGCTGAGAAAGGGATGgtgcttgcccaaggtcaggaAGTCGGTGCTGtttccagaggaggaaggggccccAGTTCCCGGCATGCCAAAGAAGCAGAAGATAAAATTCCTCTTGTCACCCCAAAAGTGAGTGTCATCAAGGGCAGAAGCCAAAAAGAGGCTCTTCATTTGGTAAAGGGAGAGTTAGACACTGCAGCACAGGGTAATAAAGACTTAAAGGGGCATGTGCTTCAAAGTTCCTTATCCCATGAGCGGAAAGACCCCAAAGCAACACCCCCATGA